GCATTGATTGGTGAAGCACTTGGAATGTCTCGTGTGGATATCTGGACCGATGTACCAGGTATTTACAGCACTGACCCAAGAATAGTGCCAGAGGCACATCGCATTGATCAAATCGCCTTTGATGAAGCAGCAGAAATGGCTACTTTTGGGGCTAAAATTTTGCACCCCGCTACATTATTACCTGCCGTTCGTAGTGGTATTCCCGTTTTTGTAGGCTCAAGCAAAGCCCCTGAAGAAGGCGGTACTTTAGTTTGCGCTCAAACAGAAAACCCACCTGTATTCCGCGCAATTGCACTACGTAGAAAGCAAACATTACTCACATTACATAGCCTAAAAATGCTTCATGCGCGTGGATTCTTGGCTGAAATTTTTACCATTTTATCGCGCCACCATATTTCGGTTGATGTGATAACAACATCAGAAGTCAGTATTGCTTTAACCCTTGATACAACGGGTACAACAAATTCATCAGGCAGCTTATTAACCAATGCATTATTAACCGAGCTTTCTGCATTATGCCGTGTTGAAGTAGAAGATGATCTGGCATTGGTTGCCGTGATTGGTAATTCACTTTCACAGGTAAATGGTTTAGGTATTAAGATTTTCGGCACATTAGAAGATTACAATATTCGTATGATTAGCCACGGTGCAAGTACTCATAATTTATGTTTATTAGTTGATGGCAAAGATGCGGATAATATTGTACGTAAATTGCATGATACTTTGTTTTAACAAATTCACATTGAAAAGAGAGAGATAAACTTTTTATCTCTCTCAATTTTCAACCTTTATTGCTGAAAAGGTGTAAGCTTTAAAGAACTTCATTTAATAATAATTAGAATCAAAATCTAACTTTATTAATGGAGTAATAAAAAATGAAAATTTATGATAATCTTTGCAGTATTATAAAAAATAACGCAGAAAAAGTAACATACTCTAACGCAGATAATACTTTAAAAAAAATAAAAAATCAGCTTTCCTCGGTCGAAAACTCTAATCAAATTTATACAACAGTAGAGAAAAACACACTCTCTATTTTAAAAAATATTGAGTTAAATAAGACTTCTTCTAATGATATAAAAGATAGTTCTTTATTAGATCAACAATGTATTGAATCAATAATAAAAATAAATAATATGTGTAAGCATAAAGATATTTTCTCAATAGGACAATACAACAAAATATTAAGTAAAATTGAAAAAGAGAATATAAAAAAAATAAGTCAAGAAAGTGAGGCAAGTAAAAAAGAAACTCTTTTAAAAATTAAAGAAGAGCTATTTAATAAAATAAAAGGACCCAACGAGAAAATAAAAGAACTCATTGACGTACATTATCAATGCTTTCAGGAAATAACAAAAGAAATTGAAAACACTGATAATAAAAACATCCCTGAAAAAATAAATGAATATAACAAATACAAATCCAAAATTATCGATAAAATAAATAACCATGAAATTAACAATGAAGATTTAACAGATCCTACTGAACTCAGACAATATATAAAAGAACTTCAAGAATATAATAAAAATCTAAATAAATTTATTGAAATAATAAATGGTATTACTCACAGATATGAAAAAGAATTAGAAATACTTAGCGATCACCATTTTAAATTACCTGATGATAAAATTTTAAATATGCTAAACTATCATCTAGATAAATTAAAAGGAGTGAGCTTACAAATTAATTAATCTTTTAAATAAATCCAAACTAAAGTTTTCTAATAGGCTTCTTTTTAGAAGCCTATTTTTTAATAATTTAATAAACCCGATAACCACCATATTTCTTTGCAAATTGATTAAATTTACCGAAATCAATTAAAGCAATTTCTAAAGAGCGATGTGCGAGATGCGACATTTTTGCGATTTTTTCAACAAAAACTCGGTTATCTTCTAGCAGTTTAGCAGTAAGTGTAGCAGCAATTATTTCACACTCTTTTGGTGTGACTATCCAACCATCATTAGTAGCAAATTTATGGATAGGGATATTACCGTCTTTCTCACTTTCTTTTGCTAATAGCGCCTCTTCTTCTTTCATTGCCTGTTTAAATAATTCTATTTCTTCTTTAACAGGTTCTGGAGTAGTAGGAATTTGATGATAAATATAATCGCCCACTTCTTCGATTCGTGCCGGTGTCATTTCGGCTTTCAGCCAAATTTTATCAAATGCTTTTTCGTCTAAAATTGCCTCTGTATCTAAACTTCCGGTTAATTGCATCAGATTTAAAAAAGCATTAATTAACACTTCATTTAATGGATAGCTCCCTTTGACTAAAGAAGGGAAAGGGATTTCAGTGCCAGCGGGCGGAGTTTTCTGAAGATACAAAGTATAACTCATCGTTATGTCCTTTTTTTCTGATACAAGTTCTCAGCTTAAACACCTTTAATGGGAACTGCCAGAGAAAATAACAAGGGGATATTACTATCCCCTCGCTATTTATTGCATTATTGAGATCTGAAAATAAAAATAAACTAAGAGTCATACCCTAAATTAGGCGCTAACCAACGTTCAACTTCACTGACACTCATTCCTCGGCGTTTTGCATAATCTTCAACCTGATCTTTTTGAATTTGAGCAACGGCGAAATATTTACTGTCAGGGTGGCTAAAATACCAACCCGACACTGAAGCACCAGGCCACATAGCATACGCATCAGTTAGTTTCATCCCAATGCGATTTTCAACATCAAGTAATTGCCAAATTTTTGCTTTTTCTGTATGTTCAGGACAAGCAGGGTACCCCGGCGCAGGTCTTGTTCCTTGATATTTTTCTCGAATAAGCTCGTCATTAGAGAGGTTTTCATTAGGGCTATAACCCCAAATTTTTGTTCTCACTTGTTGGTGAAGGTATTCCGCAAATGCTTCAGCAAGACGATCCGATAGTGCTTTTACCATAATTTTATTGTAATCATCATGGGCATTATCATAAGCATTGGCGAGCGTGTCTTCCTCTAACCCTCCTGTTACAGCAAAAGCACCAAAATAGTCAGGAACACCGCTTTCTATGGGAGCAATAAAATCTGCTAAACAGTAGTTAGGAAACTCTTTTTTCTCTGTTTGCTGACGTAAATGGCAACTGTACAATAATTTATGCTGCCGGCTTTCATCTTGATAAATAACAATATCATCACCCAGACGATTAGCTGGGAAGATCCCCACAATACCTTTAGGTGTGAGTAAGTTTTCATGACTTAGCTTATCCAGCATCGCGTTCGCATCAGCAAATACCCGTTTCGCCTCTTCGCCCACCACATCATCTTCTAAAATACGCGGATATTTTCCTGCTAAAGACCATGTCATAAAAAAAGGCGTCCAGTCGATATATTCACGCAACACATCAATACTTGCAGTAATTTCTTGCACACCAAGTTGATTCGGTTTTGGGGGCATGTAATTTTGCCAATCAATTTTAAGTGCATTGGATCGTGCAATGTCTAAAGAGACTGGCGGTGTACGTGGTTTTTTTCTAGCGTATTGTTGGCGCACTACTTCATATTCACGCCGTGTTTTTGCAACAAAATCAGCTTTTTGAGTTTCAGATAACAGAGCTGCGACAACACCTACCGTACGTGATGCATTCTGCACATAAACAGTAGGGTGGCTATAATTTGGCTCTATTTTTACGGCAGTATGGGCTTTAGATGTTGTTGCGCCACCAATCATTAATGGCAACGAGAAACCTCTCCTTTCCATCTCTTTAGCCACATTCACCATTTCATCAAGTGATGGGGTAATCAGACCTGAAAGACCAATAATATCAACTTTTTCATCAATCGCCGTTTGCAGGATCTTATCGCAAGGTACCATCACCCCCAGATCGATAATCTCATAGTTATTACACTGCAAAACAACACCCACAATATTTTTACCAATATCGTGAACATCCCCTTTTACGGTAGCGAGTAAAATTTTACCTGCGGAAGTACCTGCTTGTTTTGTCGCTTGAATATAGGGTTCAAGATAAGCAACCGCTTGTTTCATCACCCTTGCTGATTTCACAACTTGAGGTAAAAACATCTTCCCTTCGCCAAACAAATCACCCACTGTATTCATACCATTCATCAGTGGCCCTTCAATAACTTCAATTGGGCTTGATACTTGTTGACGACAAGCTTCTGTATCTTCAACAATAAATTCGGTGATCCCTTTA
This portion of the Proteus vulgaris genome encodes:
- the lysC gene encoding lysine-sensitive aspartokinase 3, yielding MTDNTATPSSSSPYTIAKFGGTSVANYSAMEKCADIILKQKSVRVVVLSASAGITNLLIELAAGTEPSQRDTLLSQVRDIEYAIINQLSQPEIISQEINRLLENIEMLSEAAALATSDALTDELVSHGELMSTLLFVELLREKGIQADWFDVRKVMKTNDLFCHAEPDMGQLTELTQNLIQPRLDETVIVTQGFIGQEPKGRTTTLGRGGSDYTAALIGEALGMSRVDIWTDVPGIYSTDPRIVPEAHRIDQIAFDEAAEMATFGAKILHPATLLPAVRSGIPVFVGSSKAPEEGGTLVCAQTENPPVFRAIALRRKQTLLTLHSLKMLHARGFLAEIFTILSRHHISVDVITTSEVSIALTLDTTGTTNSSGSLLTNALLTELSALCRVEVEDDLALVAVIGNSLSQVNGLGIKIFGTLEDYNIRMISHGASTHNLCLLVDGKDADNIVRKLHDTLF